The sequence GTTGTTGAGGAAATCCCAATTATCTACTATCCCAGAAAAAGCCCTTCGAAATTACATAGTTTTGCAGATGGATGGCGACATATACGGTTCATTCTACTCTTACGTCCATTGAGATTTTTGATTGTACCCGGACTTGTCTTTATCATCACCGGATTATTACTCATGGGAGTAGTAAGTTTTTCCAGAACTGTAGAGTTACAGGGCCTTCATTCATTTATTCTGGGAGACATTTTCATGCTCGGAGGCCTGCAGTTTCTTTTTTCCGGGCTTGTGATGAAATCATATAGTGTAACACACCGGTTAGATGACTGTGGTCCATGGTTTTCCCGTATTCTTAAATACCATTCATTAGAGAAGATTCTGGTTATTGGGTTTATCTTTATGGCTGCAGGTTTTTTGAGTGGATTGTATATATTAGTAAATTATGTGACAACTACAGGTCCACTTATGCAGATTACCAACGCTGTATTATCACTTACCAGCGTAATAATCGGACTACAATTAATCTTTACTGCGCTCCATGTAAGTATGATGCTTCTGCGTTGTGAACGGGAGGGCTGCGGATTTTTGGGATAAATTATACCAGATTTTCCTTTATTGGTTTATGATAAAAATGCAATATTTTTCATACTATTCTCCCATACCCAATTTCTCTGGCTCTTGAACCTCCCATCTCACAATGTTTCGGCTTTCTGGATCAAAAACAATTCCAATTTCATATATAGGGAGAATATCTTTTCGATATTTCTCTGCATATCCTTTTTTCCGAAGTTGTTCAAGTGGGTTTTCTATTTTTTCCCGATTTGATCCTAATACTTTAAATTCAAACAACCAAATTGCTTTATTCGTCTTTATTGTGAGATCTATCTGCCCAAGATTTGTAGTGTCCTCTGGTATTACTTCATATCCAAGACTTGCAAAATACGTATATATAACACTCGCATAATATCCCTCAAACCGGGAGATATGGTTTTTCCGATACCAATCATGAGGAATCGAGGCGAAAAAAGCATGGAACAGAGTATGTAATCCGGATATATCGCCCGCATCAAGGAGAGCATAAAGACGATCACGATTTTCGGGAGCGTTTCTTCCACTCAGTGCTTCAGAGAAGAGTGTATTTAATGAAGTCCGAACCTCAATATTTGGAAATCCTAGCACACACCGAAGACCCCGGACAAGATCCGCAGACCATTCTTTTATAGTCAGATACCCACTCTGAAAGAGAAGTGTCTCCATTCTGATGTGTTCCGGATCAAATGAGCCAAGGATCTCTTCACCGGTTATTAATCCATCATAATCTGCAGGGAGGCGAGGGTCAGTTTTCCAGATTTTTATGAGGAATGACGGTGTTCCGGTCTCAAACCAATAAGGTCTAAATATACCCTGATCCAGAAACAAAAGGATATCAAAAGGATTGTAGACAGATTCACCGGTCCAGGAGTACCCATTATACCATCTGGAGATGTCATGAATGTCATACCCAGAGATCCTGTCGCCAAAAACGTTGATTAGATCCTGTCCCGTGTATCCACAAATAGATGAATATCGTGTGTCTATGGTGATGTCTTTCAGATTATTCAGGCCTGAGAAAATCCCTGTTTTTACAAATTTTGAGACCCCGGTCAGGAATACAAATCGCAGGTGAAGATCAAGTGGTTTTATCGCTCCGTAAAAATCCTTGAGAATATCACGCATTTTAGCCGAAAGAGATGGATCTTCAAGATTGTCAAGAATTGGTTTATCATATTCATCGATGAGGATCACAATTGGGCTTTTTGTCTTTGATGCAATATTTGGAATAAGATAGAAAAGCCGTTCTCCAGGAGAACCGTGAGTTTTTTCGGTTTGGTATTGTTCCTCCCACTGGTCTAATATCCGGTCAAGCCTTCCGATGAGATCCTGTTCGATTCTAAAGGTTCCACCAGCAAAATCAACTCGCAGGACAGGGTACACCTTCTCAAAATCCCATCCGGATTCAGGAGTTGTAAGATATAATCCAGAAAATAGTTCCACTTTCCCAGAGAAGGCACAATCGATGGTGTCAATAAACAGGCTTTTTCCAAACCTGCGAGGCCGGGAGAGAAAATAGTATGATCCATTCCGAACGATATCAGAAATAAAGGGCGTTTTGTCAACATATGCATACCCACCGGTTCGGATCTTTTCAAAAGACTGTATTCCAATGGGAAGTTTCTGAGAGACCATATCTGTTATGATATTAATTGCAGGATATCATCAGATTTGTTATAATTTTTTTTTTGTGATTATCAAAAAAAGGAAAGTGAAGGTCTGGAGCGAATAAATTCTCTGACAAGAGTTGTCTTACCCATTTGTCTTCCTCCAGTGATAACGAGAAATGAGAAAGTTATTTACTGGCTCATCCATAATTTTTCTTGTAAAAACTCTGGTATTCACCGGAGATCACACTTTTCACCCAATTTCGATGTACCAGATACCATTGGATTGTGTTCCGGATTCCTTCTTCAAAAGAAGTTTCTGGTACCCACCCTAATTCCCGCTGGATTTTTGAGGCATCTATTGCATATCTCCGGTCATGACCGAGCCTGTCGGTAACATACGATATCAGGTCTTCATTGATATCCGAATCTCCAGTCATTTCACTAAGAAACTGCAATATTGTCTTTACAATAAAGATATTTTCCCGTTCATTTGAACCACCGATATTGTATACTTCACCCGCTTTTCCTTTATGAAAAGCTAGGTCTATTGCACGGCAATGATCCATGACATAGAGCCAGTCGCGGATCTGTCGGCCATCTCCATATACCGGAATGGACTGATGATCCAAGGCCCGGGTGATTATCAAAGGGATGAGTTTTTCCGGGAATTGATATGGCCCATAATTATTCGAGCATCGGGTGATGACCACAGGCATGCTAAAGGTATCATGATATGCTTTTACAATGAGATCTGATCCTGCTTTACTTGCTGAATAGGGACTATGGGGATCAAGTGGAGTTGTCTCTCTGAAGAGACCATCCGGGCCGAGTGCGCCATAGACCTCGTCGGTGGATACCTGAAGAAATGTGGTGTTCTCTTTCCATTTTCCATCCCTCAGCCATGCTGTTTTTGCTGCATCAAGGAGCGTATGTGTCCCCAGGATGTTTGTTCGTAGGAATATGGCAGGATCATGTATGGATCTATCCACATGTGATTCTGCTGCAAAATTGATAACTCCCTGAATGTCATAGCGATTGAATGTAGCTTTGATCTGTTCAGGATCCGTTATATCTCCTTTCACAAAATGAAATCTCTTCTTCTCCCCTTCTGGGATATTACTTAAATTGTCAAGATTTCCTGCATATGTAAGAGCATCAAAACCAATTAGGGAGTCACCTGGATGGTCTTTGAGGTACTGGTAGACAAAATTTGAGCCAATAAAACCAGCTACTCCGGTAACAAGAATATTCATGTTATATCCTTCCAATTTCATGTAAAAAGCGATCGACTGCGTCCTGCCATGAAGGCATAGTGTATCCCATTACCTGGGTAATTCCAAAGTTATCAAGTGCTGAAAAACTGGGACGAATGGCGGGTGTTTTAAATTCACCACTTTTTCCAGGAACAAGATCCCCTGTCCATCCTATTTTTTGAAGGATGTATGAAGCAAAATCGTATCTTGAACAAAACCCTGCATTGGTGCAATGATATAATCCATATTGACCGGTTTTAATGAGATCAAGAGTCGCTTTTGCAAGATCATAAGTATAGGTTGGTGATGATATCTGATCATCGACAACGGTAATTAAATCCTGTTTTTCACTCCATTCCAGAACCTTTTTGACAAAATTCATGTTTCCAGACCCAAACACCCATGAGATTCGAATGAGATAATAGGAATGTGCATGCCTCAAAACCTGCTGCTCTCCCAGGAGTTTGCTCTCCCCATATTTGCTTATTGGTGTGGGAAAGTCTACAATTGTATATGGTCTATCTATCTGACCATTAAAGACATAATCCGTAGAATAATGGACCAGAACTGCACCGACCATGTTCGCTGCCAGGGCAAGGTTCTTCGGTCCTGTTCCATTAACAAAAAATGCCTTCTCCCATTCTTTTTCTGCCATATCAACAGCATTGTATGCAGCACAATTAACAATGAAATCAGGGTGAGTTTTACTCACATACTCAAGCACAGTATAATAATCAGTGATGTCAAGATCCTGGGAACTACATGGCAGGACTTCATATCGACTTCTTCTACATAAATTCGTCATATCCTGACCAAGCTGACCATGGGCACCAGTAATGAGCAGTTTCATGATCTTCTAATCCTGGTTGTATAGAAAAGGTGATTTAAGTTCAGCAAGAGTTGGGTGAATGGTGTCTTTTTCAGATAATATTGGAGATTTTAAACCAATAACGTCAAGGGGCCAGGGTATGGAAAGGGTTGGATCATTCCAGTGGAGTCCTGCATCTCCCACAGGATAATAGAAATCAGTAACTTTGTACATCACTTCAGTATTATCCTGCAAAACAAGAAATCCATGCGCAAACCCGGTTGGAACAAAAAGCATCGCTGGATGTTCCTCACTGAGGATTACTGCAAAATGTTCTCCAAAGGTTGGGGATCCTACCCGGATATCTACCGCTACATCATAGATAGAACCCTTTAGGACACGGACCAGTTTTCCCTGTGCATGAGGGTATTGATAATGAAGACCACGAAGCACACCTTTTTGCGACTTTGAATGATTATCCTGGACGAACTCGTCAATAATACCTGCCTGAGAGAAATCATTTTTATTGTAACTCTCCACAAAGAATCCCCGCGAGTCTTTAAAAAACTGGGGTTCCATAAGAAGGACTCCATCAAGAGTTGTTTGTTTTACGGTAATTTTTCCCATTTATTCCCTTCTATTTCCATTGGCAAGAGCAATCAGGTATTGGCCATATTCAGTTTTATCCAGACAATTTGCCAACTCTAAAAGTTGATTGCGGGTAATATACCCCTGCTGGTATGCGATCTCTTCAATACAGGCTACGTACAGTCCTTGTCTTTTTTGAATTGTCTCTATGAATTGAGCGGCTTCAAGGAGAGAGTCATGAGTCCCGGAATCAAGCCATGCCATCCCTCTACCAAAAAGTTCCACCTTCAGGTTTCCCTTTTCCAGATATTTTTTATTTACATCAGTAATCTCAATTTCTCCACGTGCTGAGGGTTTCAGATTTTTCGCAATGGATACTACGTCATTATCATAGAAATATAAACCAGGAACAGCAAAGTGGGATTTTGGTTTTTGGGGTTTTTCTTCAATTGAGATGGCGTTTCCATCCAAATCAAATTCGACAACACCAAATGCTGTGGGATCTCGGACATAATATCCAAAAATTGTTGCTCCGCTTTCATGTGCCACAGCCCGTTTGAGAATTTCAGAAAAGTGCTGACCATAAAATATGTTATCACCCAATATCAGGGCAACCCGGTCAGAACCAATAAACTTTTCTCCAACAATAAATGCATCTGCGAGTCCTCGTGGCTCCTCCTGGATTGCATAAGAAAGAGAGAGGCCTAATTGTTTCCCATCTCCAAAGAGTTCCTCATATAGTGGAAGATCACGAGGGGTAGAGATGAGCAAAATCTCTTTTATCCCGGATAACATGAGAATGGAGAGGGGATAATAAATCAGAGGTTTATCATAAACCGGAAGCAGGTGCTTTGATATTGTCTTTGTCAAAGGGTACAGTCGAGTTCCTGCTCCTCCGGCAAGAATAATTCCTTTTATCGTCACAAGTCATCAATGAGGTGGTATAATAAGTGTTAGATTAAATCATAATAATATCTTGGCTCTTGCATGAACATTTATGCTTCATTACACCGATTAATAATTCAGATTTGTGTGAAAGTCGCTATTTTTCATGACTATTTTTCAACTATTGGCGGGGGTGAAAGAGTGGTTATGGCAATTGCAAATTGCCTTCATGCAGATATCTATACTACTGATTGTTCAATGCCAGAATGGTTTGATCCTTTGAAAAAAACTCATTCATTAGGAGAAGTATCAGAAAAGCCTTTTTTGAGACAGATGGGAGCGGCGAAACTGTTTTGGCAGAGCGATCTGTCAGATAAGTATGATATGTTTGTTTTTAGTGGAAACTGGGCTCATCATGCCTCCCGAAATCATAATCCTTCACTTTATTACTGTCATACACCAATAAGGGCACTCTATGATCTGTACCCGGTTTTTCAAAATCGCTTCCCATATCCGATTAGAACCGCATTCTCGAGTTGGGCATCGGTCATGAGAGTCCTGGATAGGCAATCAATAAAGAAAATTGATGGCATTGTTGCAAATTCGAAAAATGTTCAAGGACGAATCAGACAATATTACTTCCGTGAAGCCCCTGTCATATACCCTCCAGTTGATACGTCCCTTTATTCCTGTCGAGAGTGTGAGAACTATTGGTTGTCAGTAAATCGTCTTTATCCGGAAAAACGGATTGATCTTCAGATTGAAGCATTCTCCCATATGCCTGACCAAAACCTGATCATTGTTGGCGGTACAAGTTCAGGAGATCATGCAGCTCCGTACTCTCAATATATCAGAAGAATCGCCGATACGCATAGCAACGTCACAATTCTTGGTCAAATTCCGGATTTTGAATTAATAAATCTTTATTCACACTGCCGAGGACTCATATGTACAGCGATTGATGAAGATTTTGGAATTACTCCATTAGAAGCAATGGCGAGTGGAAAACCAGTTATCGCCGTTGCAGAAGGGGGATTTGTTGAGACTGTCACCCCGGAATGCGGGAAGTTAATACAACCTGATGTGAAATCAATTATTGAGGCAGTGGAAAAAATATCCCGTCATCCGGAAACATATCTTGAAGCCTGTAAGATGAGAGCATCTGAATTTGATATTAAGATCTTTAATACTGCTATCATCAATGCAGTGACAAAAACTTATGAAACATGGTCACATTCAGTATAATTATTCCGAACTATAACGGGATTGCATTTCTTGGACCATGTATTGACTCTATACTTGCCCAAGAATTTCAGGACTTTGAAATAATTCTAGTAGATAATGCATCAAAAGATAGAAGTGTATCGTTTGTTCGTGTAACATATCCAGATGTTCAAATAATCATGAATCATCAGAATCGCGGATATGCAGGAGGGTGTAATGATGGTGCCCGGGTAGCAAAAGGTGATTTTTTTCTTTTCCTGAATACTGACACAACGCTCCACCCACAATTCCTAATAAAAATACATGAAGGAATATCTGAATATCCTAATTATGGGATGTATGCACCGAAAATGCTGTATCCAGATGGAAGAATTAACTCTACTGGTATATGTTTCTCGCTATCCGGAGCAGCCTGGGACCGGGGAATGGGAGAAGAAGATACCGGACAATATAACAATTCTGAAGATATCCTCGGACCATGTGGAGGAGCAGCAGTGTTTAGAAAAGAGACTTTTTTTGATGCTGGTGAATTTGATGATGATTTTTTTTTATTTATGGAGGATGTCGATCTTGTCTTCCGGGTACAATGTGCAGGATGGAAATGCAGATACATACCAGATGCCGTGGTGTTTCATCATCACGGAGGAACAGCCGGGGTTGATTCCGACATTACAATATATTATGGAAATCGAAATATTCTCTGGTATCCAGTCAAGGTTTTTCCATTATGGTTATTGTTATTATCTATGCCATGGATAATTGGGCGGACAATCGGAATAATTATTTATTATACATTTCATGGAAAAGGGAAAATTGCAATCCAATCTAAGTGGGATGCGCTCAGGGGCCTTTTTTTAATGGTAAAAAAAAGAAGGTATATTAGCCATGCTCATTTTCAAATTTCTAGTATCCGACACTGCTTTTTTGGTTTCGCATTCAATAATAAAAGATTTTTATAATGATACAAAAAATTGATATGAATAAGTTAAAAATAAATTCATTTCCATTAGTCAGCATTGTAATTCCAAATTATAACGGTCTTCAATATTTGGAGAGATGTCTCAATTCAGTTCAGAATCAATCTTACACCAATACAGAGACGATATTTGTTGATAATGGATCTGTTGACGAAAGTTGTGATTACGTCGCAAAAAATTTCCCTTGGGTTTTGATAATAAAAAATTCAAAAAACCTCGGATTTTCAGGCGGAGTAAACACTGGCATTCGGGCATCGAAGGGTGAATATATTTTTACTCTCAATACTGATACAGAACTTGATCCGGATTGTCTTTTGCATTTAGTTCATGAATTAGAATTATTTCCCAATGTTGGATTATGCGGGCCGAAGGTACTGTTCTTTGATGGAAAAATTAATTCGACGGGGTTGAATAAAATTCTTACTAAATGTAAAGCAATTTCAAGAGATTTAGTATTGTTTACAAAAATGTTTGATGGTGTTAATCCTTCATCACGGATATTATTATCCCCTAATTAGGAAGTTTTTAAGATGGCAATTTTTAATCATAGTAATTTATTATGGAATTTCGTTAAAAGAGACCTACAACAACGCTATGTTGGTTCTCTTCTTGGTATTTACTGGTCATTTATCAATCCTCTCGTTACATTAATCATTTATATCATTGTTTTTGGTTTTTTTTTAAAAATGAGAATTCCAGGAAGTGACAGTATCTTTGATTTCTCCCTCTACTTCGCTGCAGGGTTTCTTCCTTGGGTTGCGTTTCAGTCCACGGTAATGAGAGCATCCCAGGCAATTATTGATAATAAAAACTATATCAAAAAAGTGCCATTTCCCAGTGAGATATTTCCGATCTATATTACCATATCAGAATCAATCAACCTCGTAATCGGTCTTTTGATATATTTCCTGATCTTTTTTACTCTCAAGGGAATTCCGGGGATTATGGTTCTGATTCTACCTTTTCTTATCATTCTACAAATATTTTTTACTCTGGGTTTTTCTTTCCTGTTCTCAGCTGCAACTGTTTTTTTCAGGGACATTCCACAGATAATAAATTCAGTATTTCAGGTGTGGTTCTGGGTTACTCCAATTGTGTATGTTATTACCATTGTGCCTGAAGAGATCAGGTGGATACTCTATCTGAATCCCCTGTATTATATTTTGGAATTTTATCGGGATTCACTACTTTATAATACATTTCCTGATATGATGAATATGGGAGTTATTATACTTATTACAATTGTGCTCTTCGCTCTCTCTCTATATATATTTCGCTCTGTTAAGCGGGGGTTTGGTGAATTAATATGAATGAATATGCCATTGAAGTAAATAACCTTTCAAAGATGTTTAAATTGTATCCATCTCAGGGAAAACGACTACTTGATTATGTTTCTTTCGGTAAAAAGAAATATTATCAGGAATTCTGGGCACTCCAAGATATTTCCTTTACCGTGCCCAAAGGATCTACATTCGGCATTCTCGGGCAGAATGGGTCAGGAAAAAGTACTCTCCTCTCAATCCTTGCCGGAGTATTAGAGCCATCCGGAGGTTTTTTTTTGGCAAGGGGGAAAGTATCTGCGATATTGGAATTAGGTGCCGGGTTCCATCCGGAGTTTACCGGACGAGCAAACGTGTACATGTATGGCTCGATTATGGGTCTTTCGAAAGAGGAGGTTGATAAGCGGATGTCAGATATAATCTACTTTTCAGAACTTGGTGATTTTATCGACCAACCTCTCCGTACATATTCATCAGGTATGTATGCCAGACTTGCATTCTCTGTTGCGGTGAATGTAAATGCAGATATTCTTATTGTTGATGAAGCACTGGCTGTCGGGGATGCACTTTTTCAGCATCGATGTTTTCGTAAGATCCACGAAATGAAAGAATCCGGAAAAACAATCCTTTATGTTGGTCACGATACTGAAGCAGTCCGGGGCCTGTGTGATCATGCAATGATTCTGGATGGGGGACGTATGCTTGAATTAGGGGATTCAGCGATGATTGCAAATAAATATCTAGCCTTGATTGCTGAACGTGAGCAGAAATATTATGAAGCCAATCTTCAGGAGTATGGAGAAAAACCGGATGAGAATTGGGAGACAATATATAATTTCATTGATCACCTGGCAAAAGCGGATAAGAAGATCCAGACACCTGAAAGTATTCGGGAATTGCGAGTTGATATAAAAAATGCACCAAGAAGAACAATCTTTGCTCATCCCCCTTCTGAGTTACAGTACCGTGTTCCGGTAAATCCTGGGACCATGTTATCATTTGCGATCGGTATTTATCCAAGTGCATACGATTTTATTGCTCATGGGATGCGTTTCTCTGTGATAATCAATGATGATGTGGTTTTTTCTCATGTCCTTGAACCTCATGAGAATACATCCGACCGGGGCTGGCATAACCAGATGATCAGTCTTTCTGCATATGAGGGAAAAGATGTAATTATCCGGTTTATTACTGAGGGTTCCCAGCAGGATATCAGTTACTGCTGGGGAGGGTGGGGATGGCCTGTATTGTTATGTCCAATTAATCCAAAAGTGAGTCAGAATTTAGAAAGACCAAAGATAAGGACCGGGACCCGTAGGATTGAAATTATTGAAGCGAAAATATGTGATGAGAAGGGATTATCAGTTTCTTCAATTGAATATGGAGATTATTTTTATATCCACATGATAATTAAGGCAAATGAATCTATTAATGAACCAATAACAGTTGGTACAACAGTTCGAAATAAGCACGTTACGATAACGGGAATCAACACGTTATGGGGAAAATGTGATATTAAATCTTTAGAGAGGAACGAACAATTAAAAGTGTCTTTCAAATATCATGGTATATTAACTTCCGGTATTTATTTTATTACACCAGCAGTTGCTCTTGCTGATAATAATTCTAATGAAATCGAAAGATTTGATCGATTTGAAGATGAACTAATATTAAATATTAAATCTAAAATGAAATTTGAAGGATTTGTAAATCTTTCAGATGGAATAATAATAGGATCAGAAAATAATTAGGTGTTACAAATGTTAGATTGGACTGGAGAAAGATATTTACCTTATATTGATTTTTGGGATGTAGAGATACATTATGAACACCTGCATCGTTATGCCTTTGCATCGCACCTTGTTCGTGGCAAAGATGTCCTGGATCTTGCATCAGGTGAAGGATATGGTAGTTATATACTTGCCAGAGAAGCAAGCAAAGTTGTTGGAATTGACATTGATCCAGAATCAGTCAGACATGCTGAAAACCGTTACTTTAAAGCAAATCTTGAATATATCCAAGGATCAATATGCAATGTTCCAATCCCCGGAGAAGGACTTTTTGATGTCATAGTCTGTTTTGAAGCAATGGAACATATTGAGAATCATGAACAGCTGGTTTCTGAAATAAAACGGCTTTTAAAAAAGGATGGGCTGATTATTATCTCAACACCAAATAAACAGGTATATACAGATGAACCTGATTATCACAATCCATTTCATGTAAAAGAACTCTATTTCAATGAATTTAAACATCTTCTTAAGAATTATTTCTCGGATGTTGCGTTCTTTGGGCAAAGGGTATTAGCAGGATCACTTCTTTGGAGTCTATATCCTCAAGGGAACTTTAATGCCATCGATTTTAAGATGAAAAGAGATGAGAATTCCTTTAATTTCACTGAAGATGATAATAATATAGTATACTATGTTGCAATTGCATCAAATAGAGATTTAGGTGACCTTAAAAGCACACGCAGTTGTTGTATTGATATATCTAACACCCTGATTTCAAAGAAAAATGCCCACATAAAGCAGATACAGGGGGACTGTGATAACCGAGTTCAGGACTACGAAAACAGGATTCTGGGCTACGAAAGCCGTGTTCAGGACTACGAAAACAGGATTCTGGGCTACGAAAGCCGTGTTCAGGACTACGAAAACAGGATTCTGGGCTACGAAAACCAAGTTCAGGAGTACGAGGCTCATATTCAGGGCTACGAAAACCAAGTTCAGGAGTACGAGGCTCATATTCAGGGCTACGAAAACCAAGTTCAGGAGTACGAGGCTCATATTCAGGGCTACAAAAACCAAGTTCAGGAGTACGAGGCTCATATTCAGGGCTACAAAAACCAAGTTCAGGAGTACGAGGCTCATATTCAGGGCTACAAAAACCAAGTTCAGGAGTACGAGGCTCATATTCAGGGCTACGAAAACCAAGTTCAGGAGTAC comes from Methanospirillum hungatei and encodes:
- a CDS encoding ABC transporter ATP-binding protein, whose product is MNEYAIEVNNLSKMFKLYPSQGKRLLDYVSFGKKKYYQEFWALQDISFTVPKGSTFGILGQNGSGKSTLLSILAGVLEPSGGFFLARGKVSAILELGAGFHPEFTGRANVYMYGSIMGLSKEEVDKRMSDIIYFSELGDFIDQPLRTYSSGMYARLAFSVAVNVNADILIVDEALAVGDALFQHRCFRKIHEMKESGKTILYVGHDTEAVRGLCDHAMILDGGRMLELGDSAMIANKYLALIAEREQKYYEANLQEYGEKPDENWETIYNFIDHLAKADKKIQTPESIRELRVDIKNAPRRTIFAHPPSELQYRVPVNPGTMLSFAIGIYPSAYDFIAHGMRFSVIINDDVVFSHVLEPHENTSDRGWHNQMISLSAYEGKDVIIRFITEGSQQDISYCWGGWGWPVLLCPINPKVSQNLERPKIRTGTRRIEIIEAKICDEKGLSVSSIEYGDYFYIHMIIKANESINEPITVGTTVRNKHVTITGINTLWGKCDIKSLERNEQLKVSFKYHGILTSGIYFITPAVALADNNSNEIERFDRFEDELILNIKSKMKFEGFVNLSDGIIIGSENN
- a CDS encoding class I SAM-dependent methyltransferase, with product MLDWTGERYLPYIDFWDVEIHYEHLHRYAFASHLVRGKDVLDLASGEGYGSYILAREASKVVGIDIDPESVRHAENRYFKANLEYIQGSICNVPIPGEGLFDVIVCFEAMEHIENHEQLVSEIKRLLKKDGLIIISTPNKQVYTDEPDYHNPFHVKELYFNEFKHLLKNYFSDVAFFGQRVLAGSLLWSLYPQGNFNAIDFKMKRDENSFNFTEDDNNIVYYVAIASNRDLGDLKSTRSCCIDISNTLISKKNAHIKQIQGDCDNRVQDYENRILGYESRVQDYENRILGYESRVQDYENRILGYENQVQEYEAHIQGYENQVQEYEAHIQGYENQVQEYEAHIQGYKNQVQEYEAHIQGYKNQVQEYEAHIQGYKNQVQEYEAHIQGYENQVQEYEAHIQGYKNQVQEYEVKITQLNQEREDQVSQLLQELSRFKDSIIWQLLVKLHNIRGNLNSKS